ATCCTCTATCGTATTTAGAAGCGTTCCATCTAAATCAAAAATAACTGCTTTTTTCATTTTTCCTCTCCTCCTTATACGTTAAGACCTGCCAAAAATCCTGTCGAAAATGCTATTTGAAGATTATATCCACCGGTATATGCGTCTAAATCTAGAACTTCACCTGCAAAATATAGTCCTTTAATTTTTTTAGATTCCATCGTGGATGGGTCCACTTCTTTTACGTTTATTCCACCTGCTGTTATTATAGCCTCTTTAAATCCTCTAAGAGAGGTTGGAGTTATTTTGAGCCCCTTCATTAATTGAACAAGACGCTGCCTTTCAGTTTTAGAAATTTGGTTTACAGGCTTATCTTCAGGTATTTCGCTTAAATTTACAATAACGGGTATCATTTTCTTGGGCAACAACTCTCCTAAAGAGTTGCCAAATATTTTTCGTGAGTATTTTTGAAAGTCTTTTTGAATCCTTTGGTCCAACTTTTGCTCGTCTAAGGCTGGTTTTAAATCTAGCTCTATAATGAACTTTCCTTGAGAAACATCTTGGATATGACCGCTAGCAGATAAAGCCATGGGTCCCGAAATGCCGTAATGGGTAAACAACATTTCACCAAAATCTTCAAAAATAAGCTTATCATTTTTATAAAGTTTTAAATGGGTATTTTTTAGAGAAAGACCTTGAAGCTCTTTAACCCACCCCTCCTTTACTTCTAAAGGAGTAAGAGCTGGCTTAGGAGTAACTATATTATGCCCTAACTTTCTGGCAAAAAAATAACCATCTCCTGTAGAACCAGTACTAGGGTAAGACATCCCTCCTGTAGCAATAATAACGCTATCACATTTAAAGCGTTGGCTATTCTCCAACACTACTTGAGATACATGATAATCTTTCGATTCTACTGTTTTAACTGTGCTGTCGTACTTTATTTTTACGCCCTGTTTTTTAGCATGTCTTTTTAAAGCATTAACAACATCTACAGATTTATCTGAAACTGGAAAAACTCTACCTCCCCGCTCTATTTTGGTAGGTACATTCTGATCTTCTATTAGTTGAATAATTGCATTATTGTCAAAAGTATAGAAGGCACTGTACAAAAACTCCTTGTTATGTACTACATTCGAGATTAAATTTTCTACGTCAGAGCTGTTGGTTATGTTGCATCGGCCTTTACCTGTTATTAAAAGTTTTTTTCCTAATCTATCATTTTTTTCAAGCAAGGTAACGACATGTCCTCTGCTAGCTGCTGTAGCAGCTGCCAAAAGACCAGCAGCTCCCCCGCCTATAACTACTATTTGTTTTTTATCCAAAGCTGTCACCTCAATTTTCTTTAAACACCTATACGATTAATGTTAGCATATTTTAGCATTATTAACCATATGAGAAGTTGGATGTGGGAGGTTAGAAGTGAGTAAAAGTAAAATAGTAAAGCCATGTGGCTTTACTATTTGCTGGTTCATATGAGCTCGGTGCAATCAATCCTAGCTATCTGACATTGCTTTGTATTCTTCTACATAAGTGTCTATAACCATTCTAAAATAATTGGCATGTTTTTCTGGGCTTTTATCATCCTTAAAGGATATGTCTTGTATGGTGCCTGAAATATTTTTGTATGCCCTTTTCAGTTGTTCAACTTCTTTATGGGTTTTTTCGAGGTCCCCTCTAGCTATTGCATCTTAGGTAGCATCAAACTTATTATCATAAAAGTCAAAGATATGATAGACGCTTAAAGGACCGTAATTAAGAAGATATTCCGAAGCATAAAGTTGAAAGTGTCTGTCTAAAAACACTCTAGCTGTTTTTGTACGTTCCTTTGATTGTTTTACCTCTTTAATGTGGTCTTTTTTTTCTTTGCTGTCTAAGTTAGCCCAGTTTTCATTTAAGTTATTAAGTGATAAATAAGTAACTGTAATTTGCTCTTCCATGTAGGCAAATTGATTAATTCTTTCTAAAGACGCTTTATTGTCACCTTCTAAAGCATTATTATGTGCTGATAATGATATTACTAAAAGTGTTGCTATAAGCGAAAAAGCTATAGTATCTTTTACGCCAAGCTTTGCTACCCTTATATATAACAATCGTTGAAAGATGATAAACAAGGATATTGGCAGTATTAAAAAAACAATAATTAAAATAGCGTCAAATAGTAAGTTATAATGTATTCCAGCAGAAAAATTTAGTATATGCGATAAAATAGGAATTTCAGACTTGACATTGTAGAGCAGCCAAATAAATAGCAAGGTAGAAATAGAAACAACTAAGCTTAGGATAAACTTAAGTATATTTGACATCAAAATTGGACTTTCTTTACTGTTAAAATCGTTAACTTTTTTAGAATACTCTCTAAAATAGTGGATAGATATAGAAAACCATACTAAAGCGTACATAGACGATACAAAACTAAAAGAAATGCCAGAATACAGCACCATAAAAGCAGTTAATAACACAATGGGCAGCACCACTTGTGCTATTTTACCACAATTTGTTTTCCCCATTTTCCTCCCCCTCAATTTTATGATTTGTAACTTTTTATAATATAAAAAATTGCTCCAGCACCGGAGCGTATCATCTAATACGTGAGGATGCTGGGACAATTTCTGCAACAACGATGATG
This genomic interval from Proteinivorax tanatarense contains the following:
- a CDS encoding NAD(P)/FAD-dependent oxidoreductase, with amino-acid sequence MDKKQIVVIGGGAAGLLAAATAASRGHVVTLLEKNDRLGKKLLITGKGRCNITNSSDVENLISNVVHNKEFLYSAFYTFDNNAIIQLIEDQNVPTKIERGGRVFPVSDKSVDVVNALKRHAKKQGVKIKYDSTVKTVESKDYHVSQVVLENSQRFKCDSVIIATGGMSYPSTGSTGDGYFFARKLGHNIVTPKPALTPLEVKEGWVKELQGLSLKNTHLKLYKNDKLIFEDFGEMLFTHYGISGPMALSASGHIQDVSQGKFIIELDLKPALDEQKLDQRIQKDFQKYSRKIFGNSLGELLPKKMIPVIVNLSEIPEDKPVNQISKTERQRLVQLMKGLKITPTSLRGFKEAIITAGGINVKEVDPSTMESKKIKGLYFAGEVLDLDAYTGGYNLQIAFSTGFLAGLNV